One genomic window of Solanum stenotomum isolate F172 chromosome 9, ASM1918654v1, whole genome shotgun sequence includes the following:
- the LOC125877229 gene encoding ATP-dependent helicase rhp16-like — protein sequence MLRRIDIKRRQREWMQYIRGLVLTWEIVEQEMNEFLLENYSNDLVMDIQNVLLAEIAEPPSDFILPLLRYQKEWLAWSLQQETIFKGGILADEMGMGKTVQAIALVLAQRELKKATSGSSILSSSLGTSQELPTVKGTLVVCPLIGALQWIREIERCTIKGSNKTVLYHGADREKCMYKLEEYDFVITTYSTIQADSVGEDVSRRKSVLHSTKWDRIILDEAHCIKSVHSNSTKAVLALESFYKWALTGTPQQNHIGELYSVVRFLQVTPYVCYFCEDCNCTGLDFSFSDACPQCSHQPASHFLWWKKYIEEPLWSYDDEGRDAMVWLKHKILKSLLLRHTKKERAVDLALPTKTVTVRKDSLDDREYDYYKTLCRGSQAQLDIFVQDGNVINKHGHIFAMITHLRQAADHPYLVMYSRKELASGNKEARDVEQSCDWCHDAVQDLEVTCCRHVFCRACMNYLAEGVMEAPCRSCTKPLTFDFTGNKDKGDSSSKPTVKGFRSSSVLNKIQLDKFKTSTKIEALKEEISDMFETDGSAKGIVFSQFTSFLDLIEYSLNLCGINCVQLVGSMSIAARDAVLKRFTEDANCKILLMSLEAGGVALNLTVASHVFLMDPWWNPAVEQQAQDRVHRIGQYKPVKIVRFVIENTIEERILELQEKKKLLFEGTIGGSSEALGKLTNEDLMSLLYHHFWLYGV from the exons ATGTTGAGAAGGATAGATATAAAGAGACGTCAACGTGAGTGGATGCAATATATAAGAGGACTAGTTTTGACATGGGAGATAGTGGAACAAGAAATGAATGAATTCCTTCTTGAGAATTATTCAAATGATTTAGTCATGGATATTCAGAATGTCTTGCTTGCGGAAATTGCCGAGCCACCATCAGATTTCATCTTGCCACTATTGAG GTACCAAAAGGAGTGGCTGGCTTGGTCATTACAGCAAGAAACTATATTCAAAGGGGGTATTCTTGCTGATGAAATGGGTATGGGGAAGACGGTTCAAGCCATAGCACTTGTTCTTGCTCAACGCGAATTAAAGAAAGCAACTAGTGGTTCCAGTATATTGTCGTCTTCACTCGGTACTTCCCAGGAGCTCCCAACAGTAAAAGGAACTCTTGTTGTGTGTCCTTTGATTGGAGCTTTGCAATGGATTCGTGAGATTGAACGTTGCACGATTAAAGGAAGCAACAAAACTGTTCTTTATCATGGCGCCGATAGGGAGAAATGTATGTACAAACTGGaggaatatgattttgtaattACTACATACTCCACTATCCAGGCTGAC AGTGTTGGTGAAGATGTGTCCAGGAGGAAGTCAGTTTTGCATTCAACGAAGTGGGATCGTATCATTTTGGATGAG GCTCATTGTATCAAATCTGTACACAGCAACTCTACAAAAGCGGTTCTTGCTTTAGAATCTTTTTATAAGTGGGCCTTAACTGGTACACCCCAGCAAAACCACATTGGAGAATTGTACTCAGTT GTTCGTTTCTTACAAGTTACCCCTTATGTTTGTTACTTTTGCGAAGATTGTAATTGCACTGGACTTGATTTTAG CTTCTCCGATGCGTGCCCACAGTGCTCCCACCAACCTGCAAGCCACTTCCTCTGGTGGAAGAAA tATATTGAAGAACCTTTATGGTCATACGATGATGAAGGTAGAGATGCGATGGTGTGGTTGAAGCACAAAATTCTGAAAAGCCTATTGCTAAGACATACCAAAAAAGAGAGAGCTGTTGATCTTGCACTTCCCACAAAGACT GTTACAGTGAGAAAAGATTCTTTGGATGATAGAGAATACGACTACTACAAGACACTGTGCCGTGGAAGCCAAGCACAGCTCGATAT ATTTGTCCAGGATGGAAATGTGATTAATAAGCATGGTCACATATTTGCTATGATCACACACCTACGGCAG GCAGCTGATCATCCGTACCTTGTGATGTACTCTAGAAAAGAGTTGGCTAGTGGCAATAAAGAGGCTAGAGATGTTGAACAATCATGTGACTGGTGTCATGATGCAGTGCAAGATCTAGAA GTTACTTGTTGTAGGCACGTGTTTTGCAGGGCGTGTATGAATTATTTAGCTGAAGGTGTAATGGAAGCGCCATGCCGTTCATGTACCAAACCCCTCACATTTGACTTCACTGGAAATAAAGATAAGGGAGATTCTAGTTCTAAACCTACTGTCAAAGGGTTTAGGTCCTCAAGTGTATTGAACAAAATTCAGCTTGATAAATTCAAGACAAGCACTAAAATAGAAGCTTTG AAGGAAGAAATTAGCGACATGTTTGAAACGGACGGTTCTGCAAAAGGAATAGTTTTTAGCCAGTTCACATCGTTTTTGGATCTGATAGAGTATTCTCTTAAT CTGTGTGGCATCAATTGTGTTCAATTAGTTGGATCCATGTCTATTGCCGCAAGAGATGCTGTACTTAAAAGATTCACTGAGGATGCAAATTGCAAGATATTGCTTATGAGCTTGGAGGCTGGAGGTGTTGCCCTCAATCTTACAGTTGCATCACAT GTTTTCTTAATGGATCCTTGGTGGAATCCTGCAGTGGAGCAGCAAGCCCAAGATAGAGTCCATCGAATAGGGCAATATAAACCGGTCAA GATTGTGAGATTTGTGATTGAGAATACAATTGAAGAGAGAATCTTAGAGTTacaagagaagaagaaattacTTTTTGAAGG GACAATTGGTGGTTCTTCAGAGGCCTTAGGAAAGCTAACAAACGAGGACTTGATGTCCCTGCTGTATCATCACTTTTG GCTGTATGGAGTTTGA
- the LOC125877230 gene encoding uncharacterized protein LOC125877230: protein MDAVKQIIEERKSVTQQVGRRKIFNKFEMEQKLLQTRCQEEKREAEAKNLRKTQLQQQQKNDKSYSSKLSNSKTDIQCLIKLESSSSASLPQQEVIRRLRFLKHPVTLFGEDEDARFDRLNVVLKAGLFEVEDSDMTEGQTNNFLRDILELKKSRMLKRKATDQDKDRDDEDLKRMKTNFEDLCDEDKILVFYKKLLNEWNQELDKMSPEAKNQKMVATFMQCARDLNPLFNLCRKRLLNDDIRQALVVMVECCMNREYSAAMDQYLNKIAIGNAPWPIGVTMVGIHERSAREKIHANSVAHVMNDETTRKLLYSVKRLVTFCQQRYPTMPSKSVEFNSLANGSDLHPLRAQESTPLTSEERLPIMPMPAQGASIV from the coding sequence aTGGATGCAGTGAAACAGATAATAGAGGAGCGGAAAAGTGTAACCCAACAGGTTGGTCGCCggaaaattttcaataaatttgaaatgGAACAGAAACTACTACAAACACGTTGTCAAGAGGAAAAGCGTGAAGCTGAAGCAAAAAACCTACGTAAAACGCAATTACAACAGCAACAGAAGAATGATAAATCTTATTCATCAAAATTATCGAATTCCAAAACTGACATCCAATGCCTGATCAAACTGGAATCTTCTTCATCAGCCTCCCTTCCACAACAAGAAGTTATCCGCCGTCTTAGGTTTCTGAAACATCCGGTGACTTTATTCGGAGAAGATGAAGATGCAAGGTTTGATAGGTTGAATGTTGTGTTGAAAGCtggattgtttgaagttgaggaTAGTGATATGACTGAAGGGCAAACGAATAACTTTTTGAGAGATATTTTGGAGTTGAAGAAGTCACGGATGTTGAAGCGGAAGGCGACAGATCAGGATAAAGATCGTGATGACGAAGATTTGAAGAGGATGAAAACTAATTTTGAGGATTTGTGTGATGAGGATAAGATTTTGGTGTTCTACAAAAAGTTGTTGAATGAGTGGAATCAGGAGCTGGATAAGATGAGTCCTGAGGCTAAAAACCAGAAAATGGTGGCTACTTTTATGCAGTGTGCTAGGGATTTGAATCCGTTATTTAATTTGTGCCGGAAAAGGTTACTTAATGATGACATTAGGCAAGCATTAGTTGTGATGGTTGAATGTTGTATGAATAGAGAATATAGTGCTGCAATGGATCAATATCTTAATAAGATAGCAATTGGTAATGCACCTTGGCCTATTGGTGTTACTATGGTTGGTATTCATGAACGATCAGCGCGTGAGAAGATTCACGCAAATAGTGTTGCTCATGTCATGAATGATGAGACAACTAGGAAGCTTCTATATTCAGTTAAAAGACTGGTGACATTCTGCCAACAACGCTACCCAACAATGCCATCCAAATCTGTGGAGTTCAATAGCCTTGCAAATGGCAGTGACTTACACCCTCTGCGTGCACAAGAATCAACTCCTCTAACCTCAGAAGAAAGGCTTCCAATAATGCCTATGCCTGCACAAGGGGCGTCTATAGTTTAA